Proteins from a genomic interval of Flammeovirgaceae bacterium SG7u.111:
- a CDS encoding glycosyltransferase family 39 protein: protein MKNKEQYIIFVLAILNIFIHLLFYDSLEYHRDELLYFSLGRHLDLGYASVPPLIGWIAALVENTIGFSVFAVKLVPALLSGVMVVLFARIAKELGGNFYAQVLAVVAFMCTPFSLRAFFLYQPVCFDVFFWTLVFYLVIRYINTESDTTLYWLGAAMGIALLNKYLIFLQLASIFVLLSFTPQRKLFRKKAFYISLLIAFVIFLPNLYWQISNDLPVLRHMSELNERQLVNVDRLSFVTNQLFMWNLSFFIALLGLLYLLLNPAGKKYGIVASTSILVFATLMYLQGKAYYAAGIFPVLLAAGAVFIGNNMKMKELRIALFALLVIGIIPLVPFGLPVYSPDKLVEHFDMVEEEYGIDAGRTFEDGKKHELPQDYADMLGWEELALVTKKAFDQVENKEACAIYCENYGQAGAVTLIGKKYGLPEALSFSDAYEYWLPRSFEPDLEAFIYINDELGEDVAAICDEVIEVGGITNPLAREYGTKVYLCRKFKGSFNGFWGQVMEGR, encoded by the coding sequence ATGAAGAACAAAGAACAGTATATAATTTTTGTCCTCGCTATTTTAAATATTTTTATCCACCTACTTTTCTACGATTCTCTGGAATACCATCGAGATGAACTGCTGTATTTTTCCCTTGGCAGGCACCTCGACCTAGGGTATGCATCTGTGCCTCCACTCATCGGTTGGATAGCAGCTTTGGTGGAAAATACCATCGGGTTTTCTGTTTTTGCAGTGAAGTTGGTGCCTGCCTTGCTTTCAGGGGTAATGGTCGTTTTGTTCGCTCGAATTGCGAAGGAATTGGGCGGGAATTTTTATGCACAGGTTTTGGCTGTAGTAGCTTTTATGTGTACCCCGTTTTCCCTTCGGGCATTTTTCCTTTACCAACCCGTGTGCTTCGATGTGTTCTTCTGGACGCTGGTATTTTACCTCGTCATCAGGTACATCAACACCGAAAGTGATACTACGCTCTACTGGCTAGGGGCAGCTATGGGAATTGCTCTCCTAAACAAATACCTCATTTTTCTTCAATTGGCATCCATTTTTGTATTGCTCAGCTTCACGCCCCAGCGCAAACTTTTTCGCAAAAAAGCATTTTACATAAGCTTGCTAATAGCTTTTGTGATTTTCCTGCCCAACCTCTACTGGCAGATTTCTAACGACTTGCCCGTGCTGCGGCACATGTCGGAGCTAAACGAGCGACAACTGGTGAACGTGGATAGGCTCAGCTTTGTAACTAACCAGCTTTTCATGTGGAATTTATCCTTTTTCATAGCCTTGCTCGGTTTGCTGTACTTGCTATTGAACCCTGCTGGAAAGAAATATGGAATAGTGGCTTCTACTTCCATTTTGGTATTTGCCACGCTGATGTACCTGCAAGGGAAAGCCTACTATGCTGCCGGTATTTTCCCAGTTTTGCTTGCCGCAGGGGCAGTTTTTATTGGGAATAATATGAAGATGAAAGAGTTGAGAATTGCTCTGTTCGCTTTGTTGGTGATTGGAATTATTCCTCTTGTTCCTTTTGGCTTACCCGTGTATTCTCCTGATAAATTGGTGGAGCATTTCGATATGGTGGAGGAAGAATATGGAATTGATGCAGGAAGGACTTTTGAAGATGGAAAGAAACACGAACTTCCCCAAGATTACGCCGATATGCTAGGCTGGGAAGAACTAGCACTGGTTACTAAAAAAGCTTTTGACCAAGTGGAAAACAAGGAAGCCTGTGCTATTTACTGTGAGAATTATGGACAGGCTGGAGCCGTCACCTTGATAGGGAAAAAATACGGGTTGCCCGAAGCCCTCAGCTTTTCCGATGCCTACGAATATTGGCTGCCTCGTTCCTTTGAGCCCGACTTAGAAGCCTTTATTTATATCAATGACGAGCTTGGGGAAGACGTAGCTGCTATTTGCGATGAAGTAATTGAAGTTGGTGGCATCACCAACCCGCTGGCAAGAGAATATGGAACAAAAGTCTACCTCTGCCGAAAATTCAAGGGAAGCTTCAATGGCTTTTGGGGGCAGGTGATGGAAGGGCGATGA
- a CDS encoding alpha-L-arabinofuranosidase C-terminal domain-containing protein produces the protein MKKLLIGFFVLINISWVSAQNSITFYPDSAKHQISRHIYGHFAEHLGRLIYDGIYVDDSLDVETTNGLRNDIIAALKEIGIPNLRWPGGCFADTYNWRDGIGPKEDRPTIINTHWGGIVENNSFGTHEFLELCKLLDCEPVICGNVGSGTVREMSQWVEYLNFEGESPMANLRKENGHEDAFNVKYFGIGNENWGCGGNMSAEYYRDKMTNFSTYAKDYGSNKLYRVAGGPNSGDYHWMETLMSSARSRNSFQGVSVHHYTIEGDRWEDKGSATEYDERSWQKYMINAWRMDELVTKHSAIMDKYDPEKSKGLIIDEWGNWHLPEPGSNPGFLYQHNTLRDAVTASINFNVFNNHADRVKMANIAQVVNVLQALILTKEEEMLLTPTYYVFKMYKVHHDAMLIPSEVKGETYGEGDRTMNAIQTSCSKARDGKIHVTLSNVDPNKELEVECGFEGLGKVKALKGEIITGEKITSLNDFGQEEQVNIQEFNSFKATGNKLTVKMPSKSVVMIELEVE, from the coding sequence ATGAAAAAACTACTCATTGGATTTTTTGTACTGATCAATATTAGCTGGGTCTCAGCCCAGAATTCTATCACCTTTTATCCCGATTCTGCCAAGCATCAAATTAGCAGGCATATTTACGGGCATTTTGCCGAGCACCTTGGTAGGTTGATTTACGACGGTATTTATGTAGACGACAGCTTGGATGTGGAGACGACCAATGGCTTGAGGAATGATATCATTGCTGCGCTGAAAGAAATCGGGATTCCTAACCTGAGGTGGCCTGGCGGTTGCTTTGCCGATACGTATAACTGGCGAGATGGAATTGGTCCGAAGGAAGATCGCCCGACCATTATCAACACACATTGGGGCGGAATAGTGGAAAACAATAGTTTCGGCACGCACGAGTTTTTGGAGCTATGCAAATTGCTGGATTGCGAGCCTGTTATCTGCGGAAACGTAGGCAGCGGCACGGTGAGGGAAATGTCCCAATGGGTGGAATATTTGAATTTTGAGGGAGAATCGCCCATGGCAAACCTGAGAAAGGAAAATGGGCACGAAGATGCTTTTAATGTGAAATATTTTGGGATAGGAAATGAAAACTGGGGCTGTGGGGGAAATATGTCGGCAGAATATTACCGAGACAAAATGACTAATTTTTCGACCTATGCGAAAGATTACGGATCGAATAAGCTCTATCGAGTAGCAGGAGGGCCAAACAGCGGGGATTATCACTGGATGGAAACCTTGATGAGTTCTGCTAGGAGCAGAAACAGTTTCCAAGGCGTGTCCGTGCACCATTATACCATAGAGGGCGACCGCTGGGAAGACAAAGGTTCGGCTACTGAATATGACGAAAGATCTTGGCAGAAATACATGATAAATGCTTGGAGAATGGATGAACTTGTTACCAAGCATTCGGCCATAATGGACAAATACGACCCTGAAAAATCCAAGGGCTTGATCATAGACGAATGGGGGAATTGGCATTTGCCAGAGCCAGGCTCTAACCCAGGCTTCTTGTACCAACACAATACGCTTCGCGATGCGGTGACGGCTTCTATCAATTTCAATGTTTTCAACAACCATGCTGATAGGGTAAAGATGGCAAATATTGCCCAAGTGGTGAATGTACTTCAAGCCTTGATTCTTACCAAAGAAGAGGAAATGCTGCTTACGCCAACCTATTATGTGTTCAAGATGTACAAAGTTCATCACGATGCTATGCTGATTCCGAGTGAAGTGAAAGGAGAAACGTATGGGGAAGGGGACAGGACGATGAATGCCATCCAGACCTCTTGCTCCAAGGCGAGAGATGGTAAAATACATGTGACGCTTAGCAACGTAGATCCTAACAAGGAGCTGGAAGTTGAATGTGGCTTTGAAGGCCTTGGAAAGGTAAAAGCTTTGAAAGGAGAGATCATTACAGGGGAAAAAATAACTTCTTTGAATGATTTTGGGCAAGAAGAGCAAGTGAATATTCAGGAGTTCAACTCATTTAAAGCGACGGGGAATAAGTTGACTGTGAAAATGCCCTCCAAATCGGTGGTGATGATTGAGTTGGAAGTAGAGTAA
- a CDS encoding alpha-glucuronidase family glycosyl hydrolase, protein MKKHSKILICVLLLFVSQNSWGEDGYKLWLRYAPIAEASRAEFINSILGKPVVFGTSATDSVIIKELGLASEGFFGKELLVSQKLGEGTSLWIGTLGNCELLQEAKLKARIETLGEEGYLIDYISYENKKYLAVAGATERGALYGVFHLLRLLQTKSSLPDLPIKSSPKITRRVLNHWDNLDGTVERGYAGFSIWDWHRLPDYISPRYIDYARANASIGINGTVLTNVNANAFTLTPLYLEKVAALADVMRPYGVQVYLTARFSSPIEIGGLETADPLNPEVRAWWKAKVDEIYEYIPDFGGFLVKANSEGQPGPQNYDRSHADGANMMAETLAPHGGVVMWRAFVYSHEAPDDRAKQANNEFEPLDGKFLDNVFIQVKNGAIDFQPREPFHPLFGAMEKTALGLELQITQEYLGQGTSLAYLAPLFKECLDSDTFSPKKGTTVAKIIDGSVQGKKESLIAGVANIGTDRNWTGYQFGQANWYAYGRLAWEYELSSEEIAEEWIGQTFGTNQQLMSNAKAIMMASREAVVKYMTPLGLHHIMGRNHHYGPGPWVDGGSRPDWTSVYYHKADKEGIGFDRTASGSDALSQYAPEIEKLFSNPKTCPDKFLLWFHHLPWDYKMKSGNTLWEEMCLKYDEGVKNVGKMRKQWDEVKPLVDDERHAEVATFLKIQEKEARWWRNACLLYFQTFSGKSFPKNIEQPEGELSYYKSLVFPYAPGIKPRW, encoded by the coding sequence ATGAAAAAACATAGTAAAATATTGATTTGCGTACTGCTGCTATTTGTTAGCCAGAATAGCTGGGGAGAAGATGGTTACAAGTTATGGCTGAGATACGCACCTATTGCAGAAGCATCTCGTGCCGAATTTATTAACAGTATATTAGGTAAACCTGTAGTGTTTGGTACTTCTGCCACGGATTCGGTGATTATCAAAGAGCTTGGTCTGGCAAGTGAAGGATTCTTTGGAAAAGAGCTTTTGGTTTCCCAAAAACTAGGAGAAGGTACAAGTTTGTGGATTGGTACTCTTGGCAACTGCGAACTTCTTCAAGAGGCAAAGTTGAAAGCCCGAATTGAAACGCTAGGCGAAGAAGGCTACCTCATCGATTACATTTCTTACGAAAACAAAAAATACCTTGCCGTTGCTGGGGCGACCGAGAGAGGTGCGCTTTATGGCGTTTTTCATCTCTTAAGATTGCTACAAACAAAAAGTAGTTTGCCCGACCTTCCCATAAAATCTTCTCCCAAAATCACCCGCCGAGTGCTGAACCATTGGGACAATTTGGATGGAACGGTGGAGCGAGGTTATGCTGGCTTTTCCATTTGGGATTGGCATCGGTTGCCTGATTATATTTCCCCTCGGTACATAGATTATGCCCGAGCAAATGCCTCCATCGGGATAAACGGAACGGTGCTTACCAATGTGAATGCAAATGCTTTTACCCTCACGCCTTTGTACTTGGAAAAAGTAGCAGCTCTGGCAGATGTGATGCGGCCTTATGGTGTGCAAGTGTACCTCACGGCACGATTCAGCTCACCGATTGAGATAGGAGGGTTGGAAACTGCCGATCCGCTCAATCCTGAAGTGAGGGCTTGGTGGAAAGCCAAGGTGGATGAGATTTATGAGTACATTCCCGATTTTGGAGGGTTCTTGGTGAAAGCCAACTCAGAAGGGCAACCCGGGCCTCAAAATTACGACCGCTCCCATGCCGATGGGGCAAATATGATGGCAGAAACCCTGGCGCCTCATGGCGGCGTGGTGATGTGGCGAGCTTTTGTTTACAGCCACGAAGCTCCCGACGATAGGGCGAAGCAAGCCAACAACGAATTCGAACCTCTGGACGGCAAATTCCTCGACAATGTTTTTATCCAAGTAAAAAATGGAGCGATTGATTTTCAGCCTCGTGAGCCTTTTCATCCACTTTTTGGGGCGATGGAAAAGACGGCTTTGGGCTTGGAGTTGCAAATTACACAGGAATATTTGGGGCAAGGAACGAGCTTGGCTTACCTAGCTCCGCTCTTCAAAGAATGCTTGGATTCGGATACTTTTTCACCAAAAAAGGGAACGACTGTAGCCAAAATTATAGATGGTTCGGTGCAAGGGAAAAAGGAATCGCTCATAGCTGGTGTTGCCAACATTGGGACGGATAGGAACTGGACGGGCTATCAGTTTGGGCAAGCCAATTGGTACGCATACGGTCGTTTGGCTTGGGAGTATGAATTGAGTTCAGAGGAAATAGCCGAAGAGTGGATAGGGCAGACCTTTGGGACAAATCAACAGCTGATGAGCAATGCCAAGGCGATAATGATGGCATCGAGAGAAGCGGTTGTCAAGTACATGACGCCGCTAGGCTTGCACCACATTATGGGCAGGAATCATCATTACGGACCTGGACCATGGGTAGATGGGGGCAGTCGCCCCGATTGGACCTCAGTGTATTACCACAAAGCAGATAAGGAAGGCATAGGCTTTGACCGAACGGCTTCTGGCAGCGATGCGCTCAGCCAATATGCCCCCGAAATTGAAAAACTCTTTTCCAACCCGAAAACCTGCCCCGATAAGTTTTTGCTGTGGTTTCATCACCTGCCTTGGGATTATAAAATGAAATCGGGAAATACCCTTTGGGAAGAAATGTGCTTGAAGTACGATGAAGGGGTGAAAAATGTGGGGAAAATGAGAAAGCAATGGGACGAGGTAAAGCCTTTGGTTGATGATGAAAGGCATGCCGAAGTAGCCACTTTCCTCAAAATTCAAGAAAAAGAAGCGAGGTGGTGGAGAAATGCTTGTCTGCTTTATTTCCAAACCTTTTCTGGCAAGTCTTTTCCCAAAAATATAGAACAACCAGAGGGGGAATTATCCTATTACAAAAGTTTGGTTTTCCCATATGCCCCTGGCATAAAACCGAGATGGTAA
- a CDS encoding pseudouridine synthase — translation MKKRGQYGDKREGGKGKSFPKRGGDPRSKSGDFDNKGKDSYRGESHGRSKSRDFDNDRRDRRQSSRFDNDRPRSRNQGSDRGFNDRRRSGSDDARSGSSFRNDRNRDDRRDDRSRGFDNDRPRSRGNGEKRVFRRRADRDQDRYRARKRSENEGREDSHFSRGEDNQRFNDFDNDRGFNDKRRPGSDDARSRGGFRNDRNRDDRRDSREPRSFGNDRSRFDDRRNGEERGNPKSKFDRKPSNRYSNNKVGSRNRPDYESALNSKRSFNKREDDDKLVSDEIRLNRYISNSGVCSRREADELIANGQIRVNGNVITEMGFKVKKTDKVTYKNKLLSREKPVYILLNKPKGFITTMSDPEGRKTVMDLLQDACEERVYPVGRLDRDTTGLLLLTNDGQLAKDLAHPSGNTKKIYNVELDRPISEPDFNTIVKRELVLEDGPVDLDGISIINTEKTQLGVELHSGKNRIVRRIFEHFGYKIIKLDRTVYAGLTKIDLQRGKWRFLSEKELVRMKHMNIRK, via the coding sequence ATGAAAAAAAGAGGCCAGTACGGCGACAAAAGAGAGGGAGGAAAAGGGAAAAGTTTCCCTAAGCGTGGAGGAGACCCAAGATCCAAATCGGGAGATTTTGACAACAAGGGAAAAGATTCTTACAGAGGCGAGAGCCACGGTAGGTCCAAGTCGAGAGACTTCGACAATGACAGAAGAGACAGGCGTCAATCGAGCAGGTTTGATAACGACAGGCCAAGATCAAGAAACCAGGGCAGTGACCGTGGCTTCAACGACAGAAGAAGATCGGGCAGTGATGACGCAAGGTCAGGTAGCAGTTTCAGAAATGACAGGAACAGAGATGATAGAAGGGATGACCGTTCAAGAGGGTTTGACAACGATAGACCAAGATCGAGAGGAAACGGAGAAAAGCGTGTTTTCAGAAGGAGAGCCGATAGAGACCAAGACAGGTACAGGGCTAGAAAAAGGTCTGAAAATGAAGGTAGAGAGGATAGTCACTTTTCTAGAGGAGAAGACAACCAAAGATTTAACGATTTTGACAATGACAGAGGCTTCAACGACAAAAGAAGACCGGGCAGCGATGATGCTAGATCGAGAGGCGGGTTCAGAAATGACAGGAATAGAGATGACAGAAGAGATAGCCGCGAGCCTAGAAGCTTTGGCAATGACAGGTCAAGGTTTGACGATAGGCGCAATGGTGAAGAAAGGGGAAACCCTAAATCGAAATTTGACCGCAAACCTTCCAATCGCTATAGCAATAACAAAGTTGGATCAAGAAACAGACCTGACTATGAAAGTGCGCTAAACAGCAAAAGAAGTTTTAACAAAAGAGAAGACGACGACAAGCTAGTTTCTGATGAAATAAGGCTAAACAGATATATTTCCAACTCAGGTGTTTGTTCTCGCCGAGAGGCCGATGAGCTCATTGCCAACGGACAGATCAGGGTTAATGGAAATGTAATCACTGAAATGGGCTTTAAGGTCAAAAAGACGGACAAAGTCACTTATAAAAACAAGCTACTTTCTAGGGAAAAACCTGTTTACATCCTACTGAACAAACCAAAGGGATTCATTACTACTATGAGTGATCCTGAAGGTAGAAAAACAGTGATGGACTTATTGCAAGATGCTTGTGAAGAAAGGGTTTACCCTGTAGGCAGACTGGATAGGGATACAACAGGTTTATTGCTACTTACCAACGATGGGCAGCTAGCAAAAGACTTGGCCCACCCTTCTGGTAACACCAAGAAAATTTACAATGTAGAATTGGACAGGCCTATTAGCGAGCCTGACTTCAATACCATAGTAAAAAGGGAACTTGTGTTGGAAGATGGGCCGGTTGATTTGGATGGAATTTCCATTATCAATACAGAAAAAACGCAATTGGGTGTAGAGTTACACTCAGGTAAAAACAGGATTGTCAGGAGAATTTTTGAGCATTTCGGCTACAAAATCATAAAATTGGACAGAACTGTGTACGCTGGCCTTACCAAAATAGACTTACAAAGGGGCAAATGGCGTTTTCTATCTGAAAAAGAACTGGTGAGAATGAAACACATGAACATCAGAAAGTAA
- the ruvC gene encoding crossover junction endodeoxyribonuclease RuvC encodes MAGKKTIKEKIIVGVDPGTNVMGYGIILIKNNKPSLVQYGVIHLKKYASHALKLKKIFERITHIIEEYHPDEMALEAPFYGKNVQSMLKLGRAQGVAMAAALAMDIPIVEYAPKKVKQSVTGNGNATKEQVAKMLMAILKFEADEHAMLDATDALGVALCHFYQGGSNESKSKSWKSFITDNPNKVVKR; translated from the coding sequence ATGGCAGGAAAGAAGACGATAAAGGAGAAAATAATAGTGGGTGTTGATCCTGGCACAAACGTGATGGGTTATGGTATCATCCTGATCAAAAATAATAAGCCTTCCTTGGTTCAGTATGGGGTTATTCATTTGAAAAAATATGCGTCACACGCCCTCAAACTCAAGAAAATATTCGAGCGAATCACCCATATTATAGAAGAATATCATCCTGATGAAATGGCTTTGGAGGCTCCTTTTTATGGGAAAAATGTGCAATCGATGCTGAAGCTCGGAAGAGCACAAGGAGTTGCGATGGCTGCTGCTCTAGCCATGGATATTCCTATTGTAGAATATGCACCTAAGAAGGTGAAGCAGTCGGTGACGGGAAATGGAAATGCTACAAAGGAACAGGTGGCGAAAATGCTCATGGCGATCTTGAAATTTGAAGCAGATGAACATGCCATGCTTGATGCTACCGATGCACTAGGAGTAGCACTTTGCCATTTTTACCAAGGTGGGAGCAATGAGAGCAAATCAAAATCGTGGAAATCTTTTATCACCGATAATCCTAATAAAGTGGTGAAAAGGTGA